Proteins encoded together in one Myxococcus stipitatus window:
- a CDS encoding response regulator, protein MAPSTDRPLLVVEDDADIREALQGYLELQGYRVRVAKDGREALASMEAQPLPALILLDMALPGVDGHRVLMARGRSEALAQVPVVILSAGMADMHPRDRAVYAASQGVAALLSKPVEPKQLLETVRRLLPGTLASQADTHP, encoded by the coding sequence ATGGCCCCATCCACCGACAGGCCCCTGCTCGTCGTCGAGGACGACGCGGACATCCGCGAGGCGCTCCAAGGCTACCTGGAGCTCCAGGGGTACCGGGTGCGGGTGGCCAAGGATGGCCGCGAGGCGCTGGCGTCCATGGAGGCACAGCCCCTGCCTGCGCTCATCCTGTTGGACATGGCCCTGCCGGGGGTGGACGGCCACCGCGTGTTGATGGCGCGGGGGCGCAGCGAGGCCCTGGCCCAGGTACCCGTGGTCATCCTGTCGGCGGGAATGGCGGACATGCATCCCCGGGACAGGGCGGTGTACGCGGCCAGCCAGGGTGTGGCGGCGCTGTTGTCCAAGCCGGTGGAGCCGAAGCAGTTGCTGGAGACGGTGCGGCGCCTGTTGCCGGGGACGCTCGCCTCCCAGGCGGACACCCATCCCTGA
- a CDS encoding SanA/YdcF family protein, whose product MKPGGARGIWVRRALWGLLAGLTSLLVLSYLVRVSYEERIVPLPEAPEAPIALVFGAGLAPGAVPSPVLAQRLDMAMALWRAGKVQAVLVSGDEVKPFHHETRAMRRYLLERGLPEVAVLGDEAGLSTYDSCLRAHGVFGARRALLVTQRFHLPRALFIANSVGIDAWGVAADEGRPTPWRYTVREMLSRVLALGMVALRVEPVYPTGRAATPKR is encoded by the coding sequence ATGAAGCCAGGCGGAGCGAGGGGTATCTGGGTACGAAGGGCCCTCTGGGGCCTGCTCGCGGGCCTGACGAGCCTGCTCGTGCTCTCGTACCTGGTGCGGGTGAGCTACGAGGAGCGCATCGTGCCCCTGCCCGAGGCCCCGGAGGCCCCCATCGCGCTCGTCTTCGGCGCGGGGCTGGCGCCTGGCGCGGTGCCGTCTCCTGTGCTGGCGCAGCGGCTGGACATGGCGATGGCGCTGTGGCGCGCGGGCAAGGTCCAGGCGGTCCTGGTGAGCGGGGACGAGGTGAAGCCCTTCCACCACGAGACGCGGGCCATGCGGCGCTACCTGCTGGAGCGGGGGCTGCCAGAGGTGGCCGTGCTGGGGGACGAGGCGGGGCTGTCCACCTATGACAGCTGTCTGCGGGCGCACGGCGTCTTCGGCGCGCGCAGGGCCCTGCTCGTCACCCAGCGCTTCCACCTGCCACGGGCGCTGTTCATCGCCAACTCGGTGGGCATCGACGCGTGGGGCGTGGCGGCGGACGAGGGCCGTCCGACTCCCTGGCGGTACACGGTGCGGGAGATGCTCTCGCGCGTGCTGGCGCTGGGAATGGTCGCGCTGAGGGTGGAGCCCGTCTACCCGACGGGCCGCGCGGCGACGCCGAAGCGCTGA
- a CDS encoding SMI1/KNR4 family protein, giving the protein MHEWLEALRKSAKAASSGVSADEVRWAETECGVPFPEELGQLYLTFNGGELHGDVHLFPLHGPEGTPSVLEKSRLKLVGLPAAGVWRIGLKGPHRHIFSARKSAMVEQGDGGGPLPEWVQTLGDEDWVFGTWDGEQRQMRLYRSLKDMLDVLVPPAEVESFGERTFARAMNAVLQGALSGVEVEDEDADEEAEFASAEAVGEPLVEAEDEAAAQRELAYEYDEDVAPRARTGANGSPVGAKVAARAGKPGLVTQTELFNRPSMREALSKELGAEKKVAVKKFNEPKAKAAKPAPVREPAPVKVEAKQPVSEPVEAEAGSVKGPAQKADEAMVSSKEVIRAAKSAVAKAGTGTAVAEKAKAKPEEKTSGAVAPAVTKTAAKKAATRAPTVKPVTSTKPTAKKAAVKAPSTKPVATKPAAKMATAPSKKPAAKKVAVTKPAAKKAAVPVAKKSAAKKATTKAAAKKGSVKKVTAFAAKKTPAAVAKKPAAKKATTKAAAKKPAKGAARKSSRR; this is encoded by the coding sequence ATGCACGAGTGGTTGGAGGCACTGCGGAAGTCGGCGAAGGCAGCGTCATCGGGTGTGTCCGCGGACGAGGTCCGGTGGGCCGAGACGGAGTGCGGTGTCCCATTCCCCGAAGAGCTGGGGCAGCTGTACCTGACGTTCAACGGTGGTGAGCTGCACGGCGACGTCCACTTGTTCCCCCTGCATGGGCCCGAGGGCACTCCGAGCGTCTTGGAGAAGTCCCGGTTGAAGCTGGTGGGGCTCCCCGCCGCGGGGGTGTGGCGCATCGGTCTCAAGGGGCCGCACCGGCACATCTTCTCCGCGCGCAAGTCGGCGATGGTCGAGCAGGGGGATGGTGGCGGGCCGCTTCCGGAGTGGGTCCAGACGCTCGGCGACGAGGACTGGGTCTTCGGGACCTGGGACGGTGAGCAGCGGCAGATGCGGCTGTATCGCTCCCTGAAGGACATGCTCGACGTGCTCGTGCCTCCGGCCGAGGTCGAGAGCTTTGGCGAGCGCACGTTCGCTCGCGCGATGAACGCGGTGCTCCAGGGGGCGCTGTCTGGCGTGGAGGTCGAGGACGAAGACGCGGACGAGGAGGCGGAGTTCGCCTCCGCGGAGGCCGTGGGGGAGCCCCTCGTCGAGGCGGAGGACGAGGCGGCCGCCCAACGCGAGCTGGCCTACGAGTACGACGAGGACGTGGCGCCGAGGGCCCGGACCGGCGCGAATGGCTCGCCCGTGGGCGCGAAGGTCGCGGCCCGGGCAGGCAAGCCGGGGCTGGTGACGCAGACCGAGCTCTTCAACAGGCCCTCGATGCGAGAGGCGCTGAGCAAGGAGCTGGGGGCCGAGAAGAAGGTGGCCGTGAAGAAGTTCAACGAGCCGAAGGCGAAGGCCGCGAAGCCCGCGCCTGTTCGCGAGCCGGCCCCCGTGAAGGTCGAGGCGAAGCAGCCCGTCAGTGAGCCCGTGGAGGCGGAGGCTGGCTCCGTGAAGGGCCCGGCCCAGAAGGCCGACGAGGCGATGGTCTCCAGCAAGGAGGTCATCCGGGCCGCGAAGTCGGCTGTCGCGAAGGCGGGGACCGGGACGGCGGTCGCCGAGAAGGCCAAGGCGAAGCCCGAGGAGAAGACGTCTGGCGCGGTGGCCCCCGCCGTGACGAAGACCGCCGCGAAGAAGGCGGCCACCAGGGCGCCCACCGTGAAGCCCGTGACCTCCACGAAGCCCACGGCGAAGAAGGCCGCCGTCAAGGCGCCCTCCACGAAGCCCGTGGCGACGAAGCCCGCCGCGAAGATGGCGACGGCTCCCTCGAAGAAGCCCGCGGCGAAGAAGGTCGCGGTGACGAAGCCCGCCGCGAAGAAGGCCGCTGTTCCCGTGGCGAAGAAGTCCGCCGCGAAGAAGGCCACCACGAAGGCTGCGGCGAAGAAGGGCTCCGTGAAGAAGGTCACGGCCTTCGCGGCGAAGAAGACCCCGGCTGCTGTGGCGAAGAAGCCCGCCGCGAAGAAGGCCACCACGAAGGCCGCGGCGAAGAAGCCGGCGAAGGGAGCCGCGAGGAAGTCATCGCGCAGGTAG
- a CDS encoding thioredoxin family protein, whose translation MAHPVSYEGTTENFDQLVLEPKGELVVVDFWGDGCPNCEIYAEAEPSLLAELDGARMRVVKVNAYQHEPLAHRFGLFGIPTFLLFRDGKLLGKMSQYYGKQYWLGVIREHLPAA comes from the coding sequence ATGGCACATCCCGTGAGCTATGAGGGAACGACGGAGAACTTCGACCAGCTCGTGCTCGAACCCAAGGGCGAGCTCGTCGTGGTGGACTTCTGGGGCGATGGCTGCCCGAACTGCGAAATCTACGCGGAGGCCGAACCCTCGCTCCTGGCCGAGCTGGATGGCGCCCGGATGCGCGTGGTGAAGGTGAACGCGTACCAGCACGAGCCGCTCGCCCACCGCTTCGGCCTCTTCGGCATCCCCACCTTCCTGCTGTTCCGCGACGGGAAGCTCCTCGGGAAGATGTCTCAGTACTATGGGAAGCAATACTGGCTCGGCGTCATCCGGGAGCACCTGCCGGCGGCATGA
- a CDS encoding type 1 glutamine amidotransferase family protein yields MARIAFVLVDPFADWEPALLAAGAREDFKDEVSWLSLDGKPVPSMGGLTVQADGVLDDSVLERADALVLIGSPLWQTSGSPDLSSLLRRAVDRGLVVAGICGATLALARAGLLDTRAHTSNALEFLQQHAAGYNGSALYRHSAQAVSDGRVVTAPGSAPVTFAVEVLQLLHPGATAALGEFRRDFAREHPPG; encoded by the coding sequence GTGGCGCGTATCGCATTCGTCCTGGTGGACCCGTTCGCGGACTGGGAACCCGCGCTCCTCGCGGCCGGAGCCCGGGAGGACTTCAAGGACGAGGTGTCCTGGCTCTCATTGGACGGGAAGCCCGTCCCTTCGATGGGTGGGCTGACGGTCCAGGCGGACGGCGTCCTCGATGACTCCGTGCTCGAACGCGCCGATGCACTGGTGTTGATCGGCTCCCCCTTGTGGCAGACGTCCGGGAGCCCGGACCTGTCGTCCCTGCTGCGGCGCGCGGTGGACCGGGGCCTCGTGGTCGCGGGCATCTGCGGCGCCACCCTGGCGCTGGCGCGCGCGGGCCTGCTCGACACACGGGCGCACACCAGCAACGCGCTCGAATTCCTCCAGCAACACGCGGCGGGCTACAACGGGAGCGCGCTCTATCGCCACTCCGCCCAGGCCGTGAGCGATGGGCGCGTCGTCACGGCCCCGGGAAGCGCACCCGTGACGTTCGCCGTCGAGGTGCTCCAGTTGCTGCATCCCGGAGCCACGGCCGCCCTGGGAGAGTTCCGCCGCGACTTTGCTCGCGAACACCCGCCTGGGTAG
- a CDS encoding Uma2 family endonuclease, translated as MASIPYRIDPDDPRAPPQELWDQLSPEERARIVAELPSEFPVSEANPPEGDPHFEAKIRAREVLGSFFSRIGRKVYLGSELPVYYPGEAMFAPDVIAVMDVELHSRMGWVVSLEGKGPDLAIEIVYAGERRKDMERNVERYARLGIHEYFIFDRARLRLSGWRLDAERRGYHPILPQHGVYGSEVLGLELQIEDERLRFYRGGAALPEAQEMIARLEHMMERSEANRSELEQRYAEEVRRREEETRRREEETRRREEETRRREEETRRREEETRRREESERRLAEALAELERLRAERR; from the coding sequence ATGGCATCCATTCCATACCGAATCGATCCCGACGACCCGAGGGCTCCGCCACAGGAACTCTGGGACCAGCTCTCCCCAGAAGAGCGCGCTCGCATCGTCGCGGAATTGCCTTCGGAGTTTCCTGTTTCGGAAGCCAATCCGCCGGAAGGGGACCCTCACTTCGAGGCGAAGATTCGTGCCCGCGAGGTGCTGGGGAGCTTCTTCTCCCGCATCGGCCGGAAGGTGTACCTGGGGAGCGAACTCCCCGTGTACTACCCGGGCGAAGCGATGTTCGCTCCGGACGTCATCGCCGTGATGGATGTGGAGCTCCACTCCCGCATGGGCTGGGTCGTGAGCCTCGAAGGGAAGGGCCCGGACCTCGCCATCGAAATCGTGTACGCGGGCGAGCGACGCAAGGACATGGAGCGCAATGTCGAGCGCTATGCCCGACTCGGCATCCACGAGTACTTCATCTTCGATCGGGCTCGGCTTCGCTTGAGTGGATGGAGACTCGACGCGGAGCGCCGGGGCTACCACCCCATCCTGCCCCAACATGGGGTCTACGGCTCCGAGGTCCTCGGACTGGAGCTCCAGATCGAGGATGAGCGGCTGCGCTTCTACCGGGGCGGCGCCGCACTCCCCGAAGCCCAGGAGATGATCGCCCGCCTCGAACACATGATGGAGCGGAGTGAGGCGAACCGCTCGGAGCTGGAGCAACGGTACGCCGAAGAGGTTCGCCGTCGCGAGGAGGAGACCCGCCGTCGCGAGGAGGAGACCCGCCGTCGCGAGGAGGAGACCCGCCGTCGCGAGGAGGAGACCCGCCGTCGCGAAGAGGAGACCCGCCGTCGCGAGGAGTCCGAGCGGCGACTGGCCGAGGCGCTCGCGGAGCTGGAGCGGCTGCGCGCCGAGCGGCGCTGA
- a CDS encoding ABC transporter ATP-binding protein, which translates to MSPRPLDASVAPKSLKDRLRNAGSLFRQLPGTFRIFWQASPQGAVLLGALTLVAAVLPAAIAWVGKLIVDSVVAAAQGSAEAHSRVVGLVGLEFGLMLGSAVVDRGLTLTRELLRANLGNLLNERILQKALELELRHFEDSDTYDKMQNARREASSRPLSLVMQAFSIVRNAITLSTFAALLIALSPWSVVVLVAASIPAFIAEARLAMEGFRLYSWRAPEGRKLNYLEWILTRDSHVKEVKLFGLGDLVLGRYRELFQKFFREDRALAFRRMGWGLGLGLLSLAAFYGCYLFVAGRAASGTITVGDMVLYLGVFRQGQAAFQGILTSVGSMFEDALFMSNLFMYLTIPTGQESSRLLPALSPPRGRDNTIELRGVSFRYPGKDAWALRNVSLTLRPGEKLALVGENGAGKSTLVKLLLRLYEPTEGTILYGGVDIRDMTVEDLRGRFGAVFQDFVRYQFNVAENIGLGHVPALEDRGRIARAAEEGGASTVIAALPNQYDTMLGGWFEKGQELSSGQWQKLAVARAFMRDDAEVLILDEPTASIDAEAEHALFERFQALAADRIAIVISHRFSTVRMADQIAVLHNGGVEELGSHDALMAKDGRYAHLFRLQARGYRD; encoded by the coding sequence GTGTCTCCTCGCCCGCTCGACGCCAGTGTCGCCCCGAAATCCCTCAAGGACCGGCTGAGGAACGCCGGGAGTCTGTTCCGCCAGCTGCCGGGGACGTTCCGCATCTTCTGGCAGGCCAGTCCCCAGGGGGCGGTGTTGCTGGGGGCGCTGACGTTGGTGGCGGCGGTGTTGCCGGCGGCCATCGCCTGGGTGGGCAAGCTCATCGTGGACTCGGTGGTGGCGGCGGCGCAGGGCTCGGCCGAGGCGCACTCGCGCGTCGTGGGGCTGGTGGGGCTGGAGTTCGGGTTGATGTTGGGCTCGGCGGTGGTGGACCGGGGGCTGACGCTGACGCGGGAGCTCTTGCGCGCCAACCTGGGCAACCTCCTCAACGAGCGCATCCTCCAGAAGGCGCTGGAGCTGGAGCTGCGGCACTTCGAGGACTCGGACACCTACGACAAGATGCAGAACGCGCGGCGCGAGGCGAGCAGCCGGCCGTTGTCGCTGGTGATGCAGGCGTTCTCCATCGTCCGCAACGCGATTACGTTGTCCACGTTCGCGGCGCTGTTGATTGCGTTGTCGCCGTGGAGCGTGGTGGTGCTGGTGGCGGCGTCGATTCCGGCGTTCATCGCGGAGGCGCGGCTGGCGATGGAGGGCTTCCGGCTGTACTCGTGGCGCGCGCCCGAGGGCCGCAAGCTCAACTACCTGGAGTGGATCCTCACGCGGGACAGCCACGTGAAGGAGGTGAAGCTGTTCGGCCTGGGGGACCTGGTGCTGGGGCGCTACCGGGAGCTGTTCCAGAAGTTCTTCCGGGAGGACCGGGCGCTGGCCTTCCGGCGCATGGGGTGGGGGTTGGGATTGGGGTTGTTGTCGCTGGCGGCCTTCTATGGCTGCTACCTGTTCGTGGCGGGGCGCGCGGCGAGCGGCACCATCACCGTGGGCGACATGGTGTTGTACCTGGGGGTGTTCCGTCAGGGGCAGGCGGCGTTCCAGGGCATCCTGACGAGCGTGGGCTCCATGTTCGAGGACGCGCTCTTCATGAGCAACCTCTTCATGTACCTGACCATCCCCACGGGCCAGGAGTCGTCGAGGCTGCTCCCGGCGCTGTCACCCCCGAGGGGGCGGGACAACACCATCGAGCTGCGCGGCGTGTCGTTCCGCTATCCGGGGAAGGACGCGTGGGCGCTGCGCAACGTGTCGCTGACGTTGCGGCCGGGGGAGAAGCTGGCGCTGGTGGGGGAGAATGGGGCGGGCAAGAGCACGTTGGTGAAGCTGTTGTTGCGGCTGTACGAGCCGACGGAGGGGACCATCCTGTATGGCGGCGTGGACATCCGGGACATGACGGTGGAGGACCTGCGCGGCCGGTTCGGGGCGGTGTTCCAGGACTTCGTGCGCTACCAGTTCAACGTGGCGGAGAACATCGGCCTGGGGCACGTGCCGGCGCTGGAGGACCGGGGGCGCATCGCGAGGGCGGCGGAGGAGGGTGGGGCGAGCACGGTCATCGCGGCGTTGCCGAACCAGTACGACACGATGTTGGGGGGCTGGTTCGAGAAGGGGCAGGAGCTGTCGTCGGGGCAGTGGCAGAAGCTGGCGGTGGCGCGCGCGTTCATGCGGGACGACGCGGAGGTGCTGATTCTCGACGAGCCCACCGCGAGCATCGACGCGGAGGCGGAGCACGCGTTGTTCGAGCGCTTCCAGGCGTTGGCGGCGGACCGCATCGCCATCGTGATTTCGCACCGGTTCTCGACGGTGCGGATGGCGGATCAGATCGCCGTGCTGCACAACGGTGGCGTGGAGGAGCTGGGCAGTCACGACGCGCTGATGGCGAAGGACGGGCGTTATGCGCACCTGTTCCGGCTCCAGGCGCGCGGCTACCGGGACTGA
- a CDS encoding universal stress protein, producing the protein MRHQELTRTQRPLLSPGPARGPRGLARVMVATDFSLRAELALARALRLPLGQGACFTVLHAGAPVDDEAEDGAVAGERCLRKAVTAVCRRLRQRPDVTVSEDLCRGDVENVVVAAAREQDVELVVLGRPPARGLPEDSHVLRLVRGLGSSVLVVVPQPVRPYARPLVAVDFSRESRRALELMLRICPGTPVDVLHVVDTREEEALRRTGAPVERWLLARQEREEAARVALGRFLAPYRETGRELEVRLRGGEPAEGILAEMSERGSDLVVLAQAGRPGLSEGVARVLARAPCDVLVSRHLPLVTA; encoded by the coding sequence ATGAGGCATCAAGAGCTGACGCGGACGCAGAGGCCGTTGTTGTCGCCGGGGCCCGCGCGAGGGCCGCGGGGGCTGGCGCGCGTCATGGTGGCGACGGACTTCTCGTTGCGCGCGGAGCTGGCGTTGGCGCGAGCGCTGCGGCTGCCCCTGGGGCAGGGCGCGTGCTTCACGGTGCTGCACGCGGGAGCGCCCGTGGATGATGAGGCCGAGGACGGCGCGGTGGCGGGGGAGCGCTGTCTGCGCAAGGCGGTGACCGCGGTGTGTCGACGGCTGCGGCAGCGGCCGGACGTCACCGTGAGCGAGGACCTGTGCCGGGGCGACGTGGAGAACGTGGTGGTGGCGGCGGCGCGCGAGCAGGACGTGGAGCTGGTGGTGCTGGGCCGGCCCCCGGCGCGGGGGTTGCCGGAGGACTCCCACGTGCTGCGGCTGGTGCGTGGGCTGGGCTCGTCGGTTTTGGTGGTGGTGCCGCAGCCGGTGCGGCCGTATGCCCGGCCGCTGGTCGCGGTGGACTTCTCGCGGGAGTCCCGGCGGGCGCTGGAGCTGATGCTGCGCATCTGTCCGGGGACGCCGGTGGACGTGTTGCACGTGGTGGACACGCGCGAGGAGGAGGCGCTGCGCCGGACGGGGGCGCCGGTGGAGCGGTGGTTGCTCGCGCGGCAGGAGCGCGAGGAGGCCGCGCGGGTGGCGCTCGGGCGTTTCCTGGCGCCGTACCGGGAGACGGGGCGGGAGCTGGAGGTCCGGCTGCGCGGCGGTGAGCCGGCCGAGGGCATCCTCGCCGAGATGTCGGAGCGGGGGTCGGACCTGGTGGTGCTGGCGCAGGCCGGGCGGCCGGGCCTCTCCGAGGGCGTGGCGCGGGTGCTGGCGCGCGCGCCGTGCGACGTGCTGGTGTCGCGGCACCTGCCACTCGTGACGGCCTGA
- a CDS encoding CsbD family protein: MGELIDKAKGRIKETTGAATGDRSLEAEGKADRAKGHLKEKVEDAKRAIKDAVDGDKPRRDEPR, encoded by the coding sequence ATGGGTGAGTTGATCGACAAGGCCAAGGGGAGGATCAAGGAGACGACGGGCGCCGCGACCGGGGACCGTTCCCTGGAGGCGGAGGGCAAGGCCGACAGGGCCAAGGGCCACCTCAAGGAGAAGGTGGAGGACGCCAAGCGGGCCATCAAGGACGCGGTCGACGGCGACAAGCCCCGTCGTGATGAACCTCGATGA